Proteins encoded together in one Penicillium digitatum chromosome 1, complete sequence window:
- a CDS encoding Alpha,alpha-trehalose glucohydrolase TreA/Ath1 — MQFQGSFYLGSSSSRIIRCFREHTGSSSAANFSNNVYQTGFDGVTWDEDNWLLSSTNLEQGRFQSRGSVANGYLGINVASAGPFFEIDTHEDDTNGWPLFSRRQTFATVSGFFNSQPTTNGSNFPWLSQYGDDSVISGVPHWAGIILDLGDDTYLDAKVDNKTISNFRTTYDFKAGILIWSYNWTPRGNRGSYQITYRLLAHKLYVNQAMVEMEIIPTTESDATIVNVIDGASAVRTEFVETGEENGAIFSAVRPNGIANVTAYVYTNLTGSLNVDLSSRKIVSSKPYVHPNKSSIAQTVNVKFKPGQLVRVIKYVGGASTDAFVDPKQAAKKAASAAMSNGYTESLRTHIVEWENVMPDASVDHYAFPNGTLPADSHIIDLAVISVASTYYLLQNTAGKNAVTETAGAPINVDSISVGGLTSDSYGGQVFWDADVWMQPGLVASHPEASERFTNFRVAKYNQAQENIQTAFSGSKNQTHFSPSAAIFPWTSGRFGNCTATGACWDYQYHLNGDIGISLVNQWVTSGNTKAFKEEHFPIYDSAATLYADLLIQNGSYWTLTNMTDPDEYANHVDAGGFTMPLIAETLRHTNVFRQQFGLEENDTWDEMADNVLILRENEVTLEFTTMNGSAVVKQADVVMVTYPLGYTAKYTSENSLNDLDYYAAKQSADGPAMTWAIFSVVANQMSPSGCSAYTYAQYSYKPYTRAPFYQMSEQMVDNATRNGGTHPAYPFLTGHGGSNQVAIYGYLGLRLVADDILHVDPSLPPQIPYLRYRTFYWRGWPISAWSNYTHTTISHAAEAAPLETADQRFANKTITIYSGPEVDSTIYHLPLKGSVVIPNRQSGSESTVAGNLIQCQAVYSSGAFEPGQFPISAVDGAASTKWQPSLAAEVNSITVSFEDEVGALVSGFYFDWAQAPPVNATVIFHNKTLEDPATALSAGRSDYVVVHSLTNIIQSNPYNPATTNLDNIAIPTGNSTNVTLLSPVPAPRYASLIIVGNQALGSVDVEAKNGTGATVAEWAILGQAKTRTASSGPKSANKKMNLRAAAAAAAAAVSDLDAFMRRRRMLVF, encoded by the exons ATGCAGTTCCAGGGGAGTTTCTACCT CGGCTCCTCCAGCAGCCGTATCATAAGGTGCTTCAGAGAACACACAGGCTCTAGCTCGGCGGCCAACTTTAGCAACAATGTGTACCAGACCGGCTTCGATGGGGTGACCTGGGACGAAGACAACTGGCTTCTGAGCTCAACCAACTTGGAACAGGGCCGCTTTCAGTCTCGAGGATCCGTGGCGAACGGATATCTGGGTATCAACGTTGCCAGTGCTGGTCCTTTCTTTGAGATTGATACCCACGAGGATGATACCAACGGCTGGCCACTTTTCTCTAGACGCCAGACTTTTGCAACGGTCAGTGGGTTCTTCAATTCACAGCCTACCACAAATGGCAGCAACTTTCCCTGGTTGTCCCAGTATGGAGACGACAGTGTGATCAGTGGTGTTCCCCACTGGGCGGGAATCATCCTGGATCTCGGTGACGATACCTATCTGGATGCAAAGGTTGACAACAAGACCATCTCCAATTTCCGAACCACATACGACTTCAAAGCAGGTATCTTGATCTGGTCCTATAATTGGACGCCTCGGGGCAACCGGGGATCGTACCAGATTACCTATCGTCTTCTCGCCCACAAACTGTACGTCAATCAGGCTATGGTTGAGATGGAGATTATCCCGACCACGGAATCGGATGCGACCATCGTCAATGTTATCGATGGAGCTTCTGCAGTGCGCACTGAATTTGTGGAGACTGGAGAGGAAAACGGTGCAATCTTCTCGGCAGTCCGGCCGAATGGGATTGCCAACGTCACAGCTTATGTTTACACAAACCTCACTGGGTCGCTAAATGTAGATCTCTCTTCGCGCAAGATTGTGTCCAGCAAGCCATATGTCCACCCCAACAAATCGTCCATTGCGCAAACCGTGAATGTGAAGTTCAAGCCTGGTCAATTAGTTCGCGTCATCAAGTATGTCGGAGGTGCTTCTACGGATGCCTTTGTTGATCCGAAACAAGCGGCCAAGAAGGCTGCCTCCGCCGCGATGAGCAATGGATACACCGAATCTCTTCGAACTCATATTGTAGAATGGGAAAATGTTATGCCCGACGCGTCGGTTGATCACTATGCATTCCCCAACGGGACATTGCCTGCAGATAGCCACATCATTGATTTAGCGGTCATCTCTGTGGCCAGCACTTATTACTTGCTACAGAATACTGCTGGCAAGAATGCAGTCACGGAAACCGCGGGAGCACCGATAAATGTGGACAGCATTTCAGTTGGTGGCTTGACCTCTGATTCCTATGGTGGCCAAGTCTTCTGGGATGCAGATGTATGGATGCAACCTGGCCTTGTTGCTTCTCACCCAGAAGCGTCCGAGCGGTTCACCAATTTCCGTGTGGCCAAGTATAACCAAGCACAGGAGAACATCCAGACTGCCTTTTCTGGCTCCAAGAACCAGACACATTTTAGTCCGTCAGCTGCAATCTTCCCTTGGACTAGTGGTCGCTTTGGCAACTGCACAGCTACTGGTGCTTGTTGGGACTACCAGTATCACCTGAACGGAGACATCGGAATCTCCTTGGTTAACCAATGGGTTACAAGCGGTAATACAAAGGCATTCAAAGAAGAACACTTTCCAATCTACGATTCAGCAGCTACTCTATATGCGGACCTACTGATTCAAAATGGGTCTTATTGGACATTGACCAACATGACCGATCCA GATGAATATGCCAACCATGTTGATGCGGGTGGCTTCACCATGCCGCTCATTGCCGAGACTCTCCGACATACCAACGTCTTCCGTCAGCAATTTGGACTTGAAGAGAATGATACCTGGGATGAAATGGCTGACAATGTCTTGATACTTCGTGAAAACGAGGTGACTCTCGAGTTCACTACCATGAATGGAAGCGCTGTGGTCAAGCAAGCAGATGTGGTCATGGTCACCTACCCCTTGGGATACACGGCCAAATACACCAGCGAGAATTCATTGAATGATCTGGACTAC TACGCAGCCAAACAATCTGCGGATGGCCCCGCCATGACCTGGGCTATCTTTTCTGTCGTTGCAAACCAAATGTCGCCGTCTGGTTGCTCAGCATACACATATGCGCAGTATTCATATAAGCCTTATACCCGCGCGCCTTTTTACCAAATGTCGGAGCAGATGGTGGATAATGCTACCCGAAATGGAGGCACACATCCGGCATATCCATTCCTTACTGGTCACGGTGGTTCTAATCAGGTTGCCATATATGGTTATCTTGGATTGCGGCTGGTAGCAGATGACATCCTCCATGTGGATCCAAGTTTGCCTCCCCAGATTCCATACTTGAGATACCGTACCTTCTACTGGCGGGGGTGGCCCATCTCAGCGTGGTCAAATTACACACACACGACTATCAGCCATGCCGCAGAGGCTGCCCCATTGGAGACTGCGGATCAGCGATTCGCCAACAAAACCATCACGATTTACTCTGGCCCAGAAGTCGATTCCACCATTTATCATCTCCCTCTCAAGGGCTCTGTTGTAATTCCTAACCGACAGAGTGGATCGGAGAGCACTGTGGCAGGCAACCTCATACAGTGCCAGGCTGTTTACTCTTCAGGTGCATTTGAACCTGGCCAGTTCCCTATATCTGCAGTAGACGGCGCAGCCTCGACAAAATGGCAGCCCTCACTGGCAGCTGAGGTAAACTCTATTACAGTCTCATTTGAAGATGAGGTTGGCGCTTTGGTATCAGGGTTCTACTTCGATTGGGCGCAGGCACCCCCAGTCAATGCCACAGTGATCTTCCACAACAAGACACTGGAAGACCCAGCGACGGCGCTTTCCGCTGGAAGATCGGACTACGTAGTTGTTCACAGCCTGACAAACATCATTCAATCGAATCCATACAATCCTGCAACTACCAACCTTGATAACATTGCCATCCCTACCGGAAATTCAACAAATGTGACTCTATTATCTCCCGTACCAGCACCGCGTTATGCGTCTCTGATTATTGTGGGAAACCAAGCGCTGGGCTCTGTTGATGTGGAGGCTAAAAATGGAACTGGTGCGACTGTTGCTGAGTGGGCTATTCTCGGGCAAGCAAAGACGCGAACTGCTTCCTCAGGCCCCAAATCTGCCAACAAGAAGATGAACTTGcgtgcagcagcagcagcagcagcagcagcagtaTCAGATTTGGATGCCTTCATGCGTCGGCGTCGAATGCTCGTGTTCTAA
- a CDS encoding DNA repair protein Nse1, putative, which yields MPEYNDSNRAFLQAFMARSSMTFEDAQPILAAILTVSEGRTVDPDEIGADQFSDFISAANTAVSPFDLEIRSLLPQALESAQQDAPDTPPKRVYALVNTTSDPLTQLATTYSPDEIAFLKRLLDYMFTTNNNRLCEGMVATQMQAVQLHKVSSSERQSTGNDSTQTQTAAVQSLRMTQAETMIVHLIEEGWLQKSPKGYLSLTPRALMELRGWLVSTYNDESFDGRRVERIKSCAACKEIITVGQRCENRDCPGRLHDHCMRNFFRMQQAEKCPVCQKEWPGDKFVGERALSAHLRPSNATPRQRQSSSAAPSALSDNSEDENDDAE from the exons ATGCCTGAATACAATGACAGCAATCGTGCCTTTCTCCAGGCGTTCATGGCACGCTCGTCGATGACCTTTGAAGATGCGCAACCCATTCTGGCTGCGATATTAACAGTCTCTG AGGGGCGAACAGTGGATCCTGATGAGATTGGGGCAGACCAATTCTCTGACTTTATATCAGCGGCTAACACCGCCGTGTCACCCTTCGACCTCGAAATCAGAAGTTTACTGCCACAAGCCCTTGAATCAGCTCAGCAAGATGCCCCAGACACACCACCGAAGCGAGTGTATGCGCTTGTAAATACTACCAGTGATCCTTTGACACAACTCGCTACCACTTATTCTCCGGACGAGATTGCATTTCTCAAGCGCTTGCTTGACTACATGTTTACTACAAATAATAACCGACTGTGTGAAGGAATGGTAGCTACACAAATGCAGGCCGTCCAACTCCATAAGGTTTCCTCTAGCGAAAGGCAATCCACGGGCAATGATTCAACACAGACCCAAACCGCAGCGGTACAGTCATTGCGCATGACTCAGGCAGAAACTATGATTGTCCACTTGATTGAAGAGGGCTGGCTACAGAAGAGCCCAAAGGGCTACCTCAGTCTTACACCACGAGCACTTATGGAGTTGCGAGGCTGGTTGGTCTCGACGTATAACGACGAGAGTTTCGATGGCCGACGGGTGGAGCGGATCAAATCTTGCGCTGCTTGCAAAGAAATCATCACCGTA GGCCAACGCTGCGAGAACCGTGATTGTCCGGGTCGACTTCATGACCATTGCATGCGCAACTTCTTCCGTATGCAGCAAGCCGAAAAATGCCCTGTGTGCCAAAAGGAGTGGCCTGGCGATAAATTTGTGGGCGAAAGAGCGCTCTCTGCGCACCTGAGGCCAAGTAACGCCACTCCACGACAAAGGCAGTCCTCGTCTGCTGCGCCTAGTGCCTTAAGTGACAATTCCGAGGACGAGAACGACGATGCAGAATAA
- a CDS encoding U2 auxiliary factor small subunit, putative, translating into MANYLASIFGTEQDKVNCSFYYKIGACRHGDRCSRKHVKPSYSQTILMPNMYQNPAYDPKNKMNPSQMQNHFDAFYEDVWCEMCKYGELEELVICDNNNDHLIGNVYGRFKYEEDAQAACDALNSRWYAARPIYCELSPVTDFREACCRLNSGEGCVRGGFCNFIHRKDPSSELDRELRLSTKKWLKERGRDPRSASRSPSPEPARRRY; encoded by the exons ATGGCCAACTACCTTGCATCCATCTTCGGAACCGAGCAGGACAAGGTCAATTGTTCGTTCTATTACAAAATCGGCGCGTGCCGACACGGCGACCGCTGCTCTCGCAAACATGTCAAACCTTCGTACTCGCAGACTATTCTCATGCCGAACATGTACCAAAACCCGGCCTACGACCCCAAGAACAAGATGAACCCCAGCCAGATGCAGAACCACTTCGACGCCTTCTACGAGGACGTATGGTGTGAGATGTGCAAGTACGGCGAGCTCGAAGAGTTAGTCATTTGcgacaacaacaacgacC ATCTCATTGGTAACGTCTACGGCCGATTCAAATACGAAGAAGATGCGCAGGCGGCATGTGATGCGTTAAACTCCCGTTGGTACGCAGCGCGACCTATATACTGCGAGCTATCACCCGTCACAGATTTCCGAGAAGCCTGTTGTCGTCTCAATAGCGGTGAAGGGTGTGTACGAGGGGGCTTCTGCAATTTCATTCACCGGAAAGATCCCTCATCCGAGCTTGATCGCGAGCTCCGACTCAGCACCAAGAAGTGGCTCAAGGAGCGCGGCAGAGATCCTCGCAGCGCTAGCCGAAGCCCCAGCCCTGAGCCCGCCCGGCGGAGATACTAG
- a CDS encoding FAD dependent oxidoreductase: MSTVILGGGIIGASIGYYLSANQPEGEIHIVEQSPELFTAASGFAAGFLARDWFEPSLAPLGAMSFDLHHELAAAQGGEKKWGFMKGIAFNLDTVTQRKRGGPRGDDWLRKGTSRAETAAGSEDTTPIEFPGWLTMQKEGILEKISQGETVAQADPLRLSQFLIDGAVARGVHLHNPAQATAVVKDGKVLSMGPWTPQVLRDLFPSSRVSFDISPLAGYSLVIRSPRYTMEHERNNYRGRSHAVFTTHPASCGFSPEIFLREGGEIYIAGLNNPTMKLPPCAMDTSQLFDPSEMQKLRDVAVRLMGDLPKGAKEATDISANKDDLEIIREGLCFRPVGDTGVPTIGRVGDCSLGGVKANPNGGVFIAAGHGAWGISLCLGTGKVISEMIKKQKLSADVSGLAVRDKSPSSKL, encoded by the exons ATGTCGACCGTCATCCTTGGAGGAGGCATCATTGGAGCCTCAATTGGGTACTACCTATCTGCTAACCAGCCAGAAGGTGAGATTCACATCGTTGAGCAATCCCCAGAGCTTTTCACCGCAGCTTCGGGATTTGCCGCCGGTTTCCTAGCCAGAGATTGGTTCGAGCCATCTCTTGCCCCTCTTGGTGCTATGTCCTTCGACTTGCACCACGAGCTTGCCGCAGCACAAGGCGGAGAGAAGAAGTGGGGATTTATGAAAGGAATAGCATTCAACTTAGACACCGTTACTCAACGCAAGCGAGGTGGTCCCCGGGGTGACGATTGGTTGCGAAAGGGCACAAGTAGAGCAGAGACCGCGGCTGGATCTGAGGATACCACCCCTATTGAGTTTCCGGGGTGGTTGACCATGCAAAAAGAGGGAATCCTGGAGAAAATCAGCCAGGGTGAAACTGTGGCTCAAGC AGATCCATTGCGGTTGAGTCAATTCCTCATTGACGGTGCTGTGGCCCGAGGTGTTCATCTTCACAATCCAGCCCAGGCAACCGCAGTGGTCAAGGATGGGAAAG TGCTGAGCATGGGGCCGTGGACACCACAGGTTCTCAGAGATCTATTCCCCTCCTCTCGAGTATCATTTGATATATCACCTTTGGCTGGTTATTCACTGGTAATTCGATCCCCTCGGTACACAATGGAGCACGAGAGAAACAATTATCGGGGAAGAAGCCATGCTGTGTTTACCACGCACCCTGCGTCGTGTGGATTTAGCCCTGAGATCTTCCTTAGGGAAGGCGGAGAGATTTATATCGCAGGTCTCAACAACCCCACGATGAAGCTTCCCCCTTGCGCCATGGATACCAGTCAGCTTTTTGATCCCTCCGAGATGCAGAAACTCAGAGACGTTGCAGTCCGCTTGATGGGAGATCTTCCCAAGGGCGCAAAGGAGGCCACCGACATATCGGCCAACAAAGATGACTTAGAGATTATTCGTGAAGGGCTGTGTTTCCGCCCGGTGGGAGATACTGGTGTTCCCACAATTGGAAGAGTTGGAGATTGCTCTTTGGGAGGGGTGAAAGCAAACCCCAATGGAGGCGTCTTCATAGCCGCTGGGCACGGAGCGTGGGGAATCTCCCTGTGTCTGGGAACTGGAAAGGTGATTTCTGAGAtgatcaaaaagcaaaagctcTCAGCAGATGTGAGCGGCTTGGCAGTTCGGGACAAAAGTCCTAGCTCCAAGCTATGA
- a CDS encoding Histone-fold: MSDREFNSNDDLSLPKATVQKIITEILPPSSGQTFSKDARDLLMECCVEFITLISSEANDISEKEAKKTIACEHVEKALRDLGFSDYIADVLAVAEEHKQQLKSREKKQSKMEQSGLTEEELLRQQQELFRSATDKYHAVPE, from the exons ATGTCCGACCGAGAATTCAACT CAAACGATGATCTATCGCTGCCTAAAG CGACGGTTCAAAAGATTATTACCGAGATTTTACCACCTAGCTCTGGTCAAACCTTCTCCAAGGATGCGCGCGACTTGCTCATGGAATGTTGTGTCGAATTCATCACCCTGATCTCCTCCGAAGCAAACGACATCAGCGAGAAGGAGGCTAAGAAGACCATCGCTTGTGAACATGTGGAGAAGGCATTACGGGATCTTGGCTTTAGTGATTATATCGCTGATGTACTCGCCGTTGCCGAAGAAcacaagcagcagctgaag TCACGAGAGAAAAAGCAGAGCAAAATGGAGCAAAGTGGTCTgacagaagaagagcttCTACGGCAACAGCAGGAACTATTCCGATCAGCGACTGATAAATACCATGCTGTCCCAGAATAG
- a CDS encoding Chromatin remodeling complex subunit (Arp9), putative, with translation MGQKRNQRKSSHRGAPTRSHHSSQSPLLQLITMPPFKDEHILLIAPGSQMTLAQLGLPETFTPARFRFPTRMFPAEKKGEYEPHRVHERRQEVKANNGTDAPKPDVEMKDAEPAASTETTVKTDENTQDDGEPTKTIEEVFYEEDLASDEGAIYPIENGRIVDWPCFFALLTHIHNTLSPPFHTPIMLIGQPVWSARDREAITQFVFEKFKAPAFSLMDPALAACYGYGTATATIVDIGKGKVDVTAVTDFAVNEHGRGIALEGCGGDAMTDRLVELLGPKGFTREMCEQLKRSNITEILPPGTPLPGSSATARQGANPAAAASTGGSDGDESTPRGPGDGTQTGVEGDNGDEDEGVLDVAAIVSGNPTEYLANVEKEKTTNKKGAVDPKGARLPNSKKEKASFQFEEFVQLEGEKAAAHGARQYIRHTRDIEVSVERFLLTSPRSKVGNRLTGGILEDIATQIHHTILAVPDATKRSELWDSLIIVGCGSKVKGFTQALLAVITQKFILSPSGTIFTSEIPSNFTTPLPTGANTPAPIGQPGQMYHPPVPGVNPLLVAATHNNPGMPGTPSMDPSMLSHYRSTGHSQTPTSVKTLKLPEYFPDFKDQGNSNAPGASGGSAGVNSGTSGTSQGGHGMEEAVFLGAQMAAKVFFVIDQGLSKGYMSRVEYNESGPSAIHEYIL, from the exons ATGGGACAAAAGCGCAACCAACGCAAATCGAGCCACCGCGGAGCTCCCACGCGTAGTCATCACTCGTCGCAAAGCCCTCTACTGCAACTGATAACGATGCCTCCCTTCAAGGATGAGCACATCTTG CTAATTGCGCCGGGTTCACAAATGACCTTGGCGCAGCTCGGCCTGCCCGAAACGTTCACGCCCGCACGATTTCGGTTCCCAACCCGCATGTTCCCTGCCGAGAAAAAGGGAGAATATGAGCCTCACCGTGTTCACGAGAGACGTCAAGAGGTGAAGGCCAACAATGGCACGGATGCCCCAAAGCCGGACGTGGAGATGAAGGACGCTGAGCCTGCCGCATCCACAGAAACCACTGTCAAGACCGACGAAAATACCCAGGATGATGGCGAGCCAACTAAGACTATCGAAGAGGTCTTCTACGAGGAGGATCTGGCCTCCGACGAAGGGGCGATCTATCCGATCGAGAACGGGCGCATCGTCGACTGGCCCTGTTTCTTCGCCCTGCTCACTCACATTCACAATACATTGAGCCCACCTTTCCACACTCCTATTATGCTTATTGGTCAGCCAGTCTGGTCTGCACGCGATCGCGAAGCAATTACTCAATTTGTATTTGAGAAGTTCAAGGCACCCGCATTCAGTCTAATGGACCCTGCTCTTGCGGCTTGCTACGGCTATGGTACAGCTACAGCCACGATTGTCGATATTGGAAAAGGCAAGGTCGATGTCACTGCTGTGACCGACTTCGCAGTCAACGAACACGGCAGGGGAATCGCATTGGAGGGATGTGGTGGAGATGCTATGACCGATCGCCTCGTTGAGCTGCTTGGTCCGAAGGGATTTACCAGAGAGATGTGCGAGCAGCTCAAGCGAAGCAATATCACTGAGATTTTGCCCCCAGGGACCCCACTTCCTGGATCTTCTGCTACTGCGCGCCAGGGCGCCAACCCCGCTGCGGCTGCCTCGACGGGCGGATCAGATGGAGATGAATCTACTCCGCGTGGCCCAGGAGATGGCACTCAGACGGGAGTTGAGGGGGATAACGGCGACGAAGATGAGGGTGTTCTCGATGTTGCCGCGATCGTCAGCGGCAACCCGACTGAATACCTTGCCAATGTCGAGAAGGAAAAAACCACCAACAAGAAAGGCGCAGTTGACCCCAAGGGAGCCCGCTTGCCTAActcaaagaaagagaaggcaTCTTTCCAATTTGAGGAGTTTGTTCAGTTGGAAGGAGAAAAGGCGGCAGCACACGGTGCTCGGCAGTACATTCGTCACACTCGGGATATTGAAGTCAGCGTTGAGCGTTTCCTATTGACTTCTCCGCGTTCGAAGGTCGGAAACCGCCTGACTGGTGGTATCCTCGAAGACATTGCGACTCAGATCCACCACACCATTCTTGCCGTCCCAGATGCCACAAAACGAAGCGAGCTTTGGGACTCTTTAATTATCGTTGGATGTGGAAGCAAGGTCAAGG GTTTCACACAGGCTTTGTTGGCTGTCATCACGCAAAAGTTCATACTTTCTCCATCCGGCACCATCTTCACCTCTGAAATTCCTTCGAACTTTACCACTCCTCTTCCAACCGGTGCCAACACACCGGCTCCTATTGGCCAACCTGGCCAGATGTACCACCCCCCGGTACCTGGGGTTAACCCTCTCCTTGTGGCTGCAACTCACAACAATCCCGGTATGCCCGGCACGCCCTCCATGGATCCCAGCATGCTATCACACTACCGCTCAACCGGGCACTCCCAAACTCCAACCTCAGTCAAGACCCTGAAGCTTCCTGAATATTTCCCAGACTTCAAGGACCAGGGCAACAGCAATGCTCCTGGCGCCAGCGGTGGCAGTGCTGGGGTTAACTCAGGCACGTCTGGCACATCCCAAGGTGGGCATGGAATGGAAGAAGCGGTTTTCCTTGGCGCTCAAATGGCTGCCAAGGTTTTCTTTGTCATTGATCAGGGTCTCAGCAAGGGTTACATGAGCCGGGTTGAGTACAACGAGAGCGGACCATCTGCAATCCATGAATATATCCTGTAA
- a CDS encoding Zinc finger, C2H2-type — protein MGRAEAGSTKAIGNKIKSKGLGRLRWFCQACEKQCRDENGFKCHTMTEAHVRQMMIIGEDPRKHIREFSREFERTFLDTLKTTHGTKPINVNHFYNQIVADKQHIHMNSTEWKSLSQFAAYLGREGKCRVEETDKGLVIAWIDNSPETLRRREAILKKERQEKGDEEREQRLIQDQIKRAQQAALASSIVTDPEPEARLLQRKDGEKMTLNLGLGSKKTDAKPASPPTTTTVSLEETGAPTESTDSAASSEPPAPVKISMSMGAQKPKNVFAVAKKNPLAGKKGSIFAAPKKMTEQERIMRAEMEAMERKRSRPDSGFTNKRPKIT, from the exons ATGGGCCGCGCGGAGGCTGGCAGTACAAAGGCTATCGGCAACAAGATCAAAAGCAAAGGATTGGGTCGCCTTCGATGGTTTTGCCAAGCCTGCGAGAAACAATGTCGGGATGAGAACGGTTTTAAATGTCACACCATGACTGAAGCGCATG TCCGACAGATGATGATCATTGGAGAAGACCCACGCAAGCACATCAGAGAGTTCAGTCGCGAATTTGAGCGAACTTTCCTCGACACTCTCAAAACCACGCATGGAACTAAACCTATCAACGTAAATCATTTTTATAATCAGATTGTCGCCGACAAGCAG CACATTCACATGAACAGCACGG AATGGAAAAGTTTATCACAATTCGCGGCCTACTTGGGCCGGGAGGGGAAATGCCGGGTTGAGGAGACTGATAAAGGATTGGTTATAGCGTGGATTGATAACAGTCCAGAAACACTTCGCCGCCGGGAGGCCATCTTAAAGAAAGAACGCCAGGAGAAGGGAGACGAAGAACGTGAGCAACGCTTGATTCAGGACCAGATTAAGCGAGCCCAGCAAGCGGCGCTGGCTAGCAGTATTGTGACCGACCCAGAACCCGAGGCAAGATTGTTGCAGAGGAAAGATGGAGAAAAAATGACGTTGAACCTTGGGCTTGGCTCAAAGAAGACAGATGCAAAGCCTGCTTCACCTCCTACAACGACAACGGTATCGCTAGAAGAAACAGGTGCACCGACAGAAAGCACCGACTCTGCCGCTTCCTCTGAGCCTCCCGCTCCCGTTAAAATTTCAATGTCAATGGGCGCACAGAAGCCGAAGAACGTGTTCGCCGTGGCTAAGAAGAATCCTTTAGCTGGGAAGAAGGGCTCTATATTCGCAGCTCCTAAGAAAATGACTGAACAGGAAAGGATTATGAGAGCTGAAATGGAGGCAATGGAGCGAAAGCGGTCTCGTCCAGACTCTGGGTTCACGAATAAGCGACCAAAGATCACTTAA